GACCAGCCGGGCCAGCTTCGGCAGCAACCAGAACCCGGCCGTCGGAGCCACCACGACGGCCAGGTACAGCAGCACGTTGCCGAGCGGGAACCCGCTGGGGGTCATACCCCATGCTAGGGCGCGCCAGCGGGTTCCGGCAGTGCTGCCAGCCTGCGCACCAGCGCGAGCCCGAGGAGCGCACCGGCTAGGCACTGTCCGGCGTGCACCAGCAACGGCAGGGAGAGGTCCAGCAACGTAGACCACTCGCCGGTCAGCGCGCCCGCGCTGCCCACACCCCAGAACCCCTGGGCGAACATGGCGGCCGAACCGGTCCAGGCCAGCACCATCGGCACTCGCACCCGGCGCCCGCCCGCCGCCAGCACCAGGATCGCCCCAGCCACGGCGAAGGTCAGCAGTCCCTGCACCGCGTCCACCGCATGTGCCGCGACACCCCGGTCACCGGGCGGCCCGGTCGGCACGCCGAGCGCCCAGCCCACCTGGATGCAGCCGGTGACCATGGCGATCGCGATACCCATGGCGCCGGGCAGGGTGAGCCTGCCGGCCGCGGCGCGAGCGGTGAACAGCCGGGCCCAGCGCACCCGCGCGTACAACACGAACGCGGTGAGCAGGGTGCAGCCCTGCCAGATGAAGCTGGCGTAGACCAGCGGGGTCACCCAGCTCGCCAGCCCGGCCATCATGTTCGCGCCGAGCAGGAAGTCCATCCCGATCAACGGGCCCGCGAGGACCAGCGGGGCAAGGAAACCGGTTCCGACCCAGATCGGGAACAACACCAGCGCCGCCGGTAACCGCAGTCCCCATGCATGTGTGCAGGCCAGCGCGAGCAGGATCGCCACCGCGTCCATCCCGCCGGTGAACGCGTTCGCCGCGTACATCTCCGGAGTGTCCACCAGCGTGGGGTCGGTCAGCCCGAGCGTGCCGCCGGTGACCCAGCTGATCTTCAGCAGCAGATAGGGGAAGGTGCCGAGGATCGCCGCATAGCCGACGAGGAACCGGAGGGTTCCCTGTCGGCTCCTGGGCACCGTGGGCGCTGTCATACCCGGATCCTGGCAAACGGACCACCGCACCGGTTCCCGCCACGGAGTCGTCGGCGTCCCCCGCGGGTAGCAAAAGACCGGGCCCCTGATGCGTGGCTCGCATCAGGGGCCCGGCCGGGATCAGCTATTCAGGAACTAGCCGAACTTTCTCGCGCTCACCCGCCGAGGATGGTGCGCAGCGAGTCCAGCTGCGCGATGGCGGGCACGTCGGCCTGCGGAGCCAGGTCGGCCTCGCGCAGCGAGGGGACGCCCTGCAGGTCGGCCTGCGGCATCAGCTTCGCGGGCAGCGTCTGCACCGGCAGCATGCTGACCTGCGGCAGCGAACGCTGCTCCTGCGCACCCGGCAGGCCGGGCAGGTTCACCAGCTCGCCGCCTGCCGGCAGGCCCGGCAGCTCGGGCAGGCTGGTGGCCGGAAGGCCTGCGTCGCTGCGCGCGGCGGCCGCGCCACCCACGGGCAGCGTGGGCAGCCCGGTGGCCGGCAGTTCGGACCCGCTGATCGGCAGGTTGATCTGCGGCTCCTGGCTGTCCACCGTGATGTCGGTCAGGTTGCTGGCCTCGGTCGTGGCCGAGCCCAGCAGCGCGAGCGGCACGTCCCAGATCTGCGCGACCGCGCCGACCGGGGCCTGCAGGTCGACACCGGCGAGCGAGCCGAGCGAGGTCGGGCTCGTGGTGGTGGTGCCACCGGCCTGGCCGGTGGTGACGTTGTGCCCCACCGCGTCGGCCACGCCGCCCGCGGCGATCGCGTTGCCGAACACCTGGGCCACGGCGGCAGCGGGCACATCGAAGATGTTGCCGGAGAAGCCGCCCTCGACGCCGGAGGTGGTGATGTCGCCACCCGAGGTGACGTCGGTGGCGTTCACGCCCTCGCCGGTGGCCTTGGCCGCCGCGGCAACGGCGTCGCCGAAGACCTGCGCGATCGGCAGCATCTGCGCGGCGACCACGTTGCCTGCGAGCCCGCCACCATCACCGTTGGTGGTCGCGTCCCCGCCGGCCTCGGCCACCACGTCGTTGGTGCCCGTGCCGGAGACCAGCGCGGCCAGCCCGGCCGAGGAGTTGTACAGCACCCCGGCACCGGCGAGCGGCGCCTCGATGATGTTCCCGGCGACCGCGCCGTCCTGCCCGTCGGTCAGGGTGCTGCCACCCGCGATCGCGTCGGTCAGGTTGTCCGCGGAGCCCTTCCCGATGCCGATGAACGAGCCGCCGACGCCGTGCGCCTGCAGCGGCAGCGCCACCGGCGCGGTGGCGATGTTCCCGGAGGCGCCACCTTCCTTGCCGCTGGCGCTCAGGTCGCCACCGGCCTCGGTGATGGTGTCGTTGGTGGCCTCACCGATGCCCGTGCCGATGTGCGAGCCGCCGACGCCGAACACCTGCGCCGGAACGGCCAGCGGCACGGAGACCAGGTTGGCGGCGCCGAACGCGCCGTCGTCCACGGTGCTGCTGTCGTCGCCCGCCTTGATCCGCTTCTTCTCGGTGACGCCGCCGTCCTCACCGGCAACGGCCTGGCCGATGTAGGTGCCGCCGATGCCGAAGACCTCCACCGGGGCCGCGATCGGGGTCTCGACCAGGTTCCCGCCACCCGAGGAGTCGTTGCCCGAGGTGCCGTTGTAGCCGCCGACCTCGACGTTCTTCTCCTCGTGCGAGGAGGCCGATGCGTTGCCGATGTGCGAGCCCGCGATGCCGAACAGCTCCGGCGCGACCGCCAGCGGGGCGTGGGCGCCGTTGCCGCCGAGGAAGGACTCGTCCCCGTTGGTGTAGGTGCCACCGCCGGTCTGGGTGTCGTTGCTGCAGTCGTGCGCGGCGTGCGCGTTCCCGATGTAGGTGCCGCCGATGCCGCAGGCCTCGACCGGAAGGCCGATCGGAGCATCCACGATGTTCGCCGAGCCAGCGGACTTCTGCCCCGCGGTGCTGGAGAAGCCACCCGCGGCGACCTCGCTGGTGGAGGTGCCTGCCTCGCCCTCGCCGAGGGCGTTGCCGGTGGTGGCGTTGCCGACCCAGGTGCCTGCGACCCCGGCGATGTTGCCGGTGCCGGCGAGCTGCGGCTGGATGATGTTGCCGGACAGGGTGGAGACCCCGCCCCCGGTCTGCACGAAGCTCTCGATGTCGTTGATGCCCGGCGTGGTCGCGGTGCCGGCCTCGGCATCGGCCTCGGAGCTGGCCACCGAGTCGGCGTCCGAGCCGTGCACGGCCGCGGCGTTACCGTTGAAGCGCAGCGGCAGCGCGATCGGCACGGCACCCACGTTTCCGGAGCCGCCTGCGCCGTCGCCGTTGGTCTTGATCCAGCCACCGGACTCGGCCTCGGTCTCCGCCTCGGCCTCGCTGTAGGCGTTGGCCAGAATCCAGGACGCGGCGTTCCCGGTCACCTGCACCGGGGTGGCCAGCTGCCCGGACACCACGTTGCCGGAAAGGCCGGACCCGGTGCCGTTGGTGCTGATGTTGCCGGTCTCGGTGACATCCTGCGAGGCGGTGGTCCCGGTGACGGCTCCGCTGCCGCCCGCGAGGCCGACGCCGTTGCCAGCCAGCTGGATGGGGGCGGCCCAGTCCAGCGCGACCACGTTCCCGGCCAGCCCGGAGTGCGTGCCGTCGGTGGTGGTGTCCTCGTGGCTGCTGACGGACTGGTCGCAGCTCGCTCCGTCCACCTGGGCGTCGCCGCCGACACCCACCGCGTTCCCGCAGATCTGGATCGGGACGGTGACGTCCCCGTCCACCTTGTTGCCCTTGAACGCGTCCTCGGTCTGGGTGAAGCCGCCGCCCGAGGTGCCGTTCTGCTTGGCCCGTGCCTGGCCGGCCGGCTCGCTGGCCTTGACGGTCTGGGTCGCCGCGGCGGCCGACTGGGTGGCGGCGCCGAGCGGCTTCAGCACCGGGTCGGTGCTCAGCTCGCCCTCGAAGCCGGGCACGTCGATCTCGCCCAGCGGGGTGCCGATCTTGTTCTCGTCGATCTGGACCGGGACGTCGACGCCCAGGTCCAGCGGCCCAGCCGGGGAATCCGGGTTGGCGGCGCTTTCCTCAGCGGACGCGATGCCGGTACCCAGCATCAGCAGTCCACCCGTGACCAGCGCGGTTTGTAGGCCACGCTTTGCCCACGTCTGCATGTGCAGATTCTCCTTTTCTTTGGTTTCCCTTGCGGGGTTTCTGGGGTGTTCCGTCGCGGGGCGCGACGGCGCACCCGGCTCGAGGTCGCTGGCGCGCTGGATCGCGCACCGCGAGGGGATGAGATCCGGGTCGCGGACGCGGCTGTCCCATTCGCGAAAACGGCGAGGGAATGCGCCCGGTCAACCCCGGGGGAAATAATCAGTCAGGCGTGACGCCGGGCTGCGCGCCCAGCTCAACCGGCACGTTCTGGGTGCCGGGGGACACGTCGCCGAGGACGGCGGTGTCCAGCGCGGCGAGCTGGCCGACGGGAACGCCGAACAGCTGGCCGTCGAGATGACCGCCACCGGGCGACGAACCGCCCGGGACGGACGGAACGGTCACCGGGGCAGCGGGCAGCCGCAGCGGCTGCACCGGGCCGGAGCCGTTCCGCGAGTCACCGGCCTGCCGCGCCTCCGCGGCGGAACCGGCGAACAGGTGCTGTGCCTTGTCGGCGATGGCAGCACCGCCCAGCTGGTGCTGGGACATCTGGGGGACTTCCACGGTGACCGTGCCTGCCGCGCGTTCGGGGGCAGTGGTCACCGGAGTCTCGGTTTCGGGCGCGGGCCGCTGCCCGCCCGTACCGGGCAGGGTGGGCAGGCCCGGCAGCTGGATCAGGTCGTCCTGGCGTTGCGGGTCCAGCAACCCGAGGACCGCGGAGCCGACCGCGCGCATCTCCTGCGGCGGGGTCAGGGTCCGCTCGAGTACCTGCTTGGCGTCCTCCGGCTTGCGGACGACGTGCTCGAGGGAGCCGGTCACCCGGTGTACCGGCCGCAGCACGGCCCGCTCGGCGAACTCCGCCGTCGCGCCGCTGACCTTCCTGGCCACCTCACCGTCGATGTGCCTGGCCTCGCGCGGCTGGTAGGAGCCGGCGTTGGTGACCGGGCCGCCGGTGTCGCCGGGGGCGGCGCAGTCCCGGACCGCGGTCACGGTGTCGCAGGCGGCCTCCTGCCAGGCGTGCGCCAGCGCGCCTGCGCCGTCCCCGGCCAGCTCGGCCGCACCGGTGGTGACATCCCGCAGGCCGGCGGCGGTCGCGTCGGCGACCGGGTTCAGGTCGGCCCTGGCCGGCTGTGCGGCCTCGGCAACCCCGGCGTGCACAGTGTCCTGATCCGGCGCGGTCTCGGCCGTGGCGGCGGGGGAGGTGGACAACGCCCAGGCGGCGGCGGTGCCCGCGACGGCACCGGCGAGTCCGAGCAGCACACGCGAGCACCACCGGCGAGCGCGCATCGCGCGCTGGGTGGTCGCTGCTGCCTCGGTCACCGTTCTCCCGTCGCTGTCTGCCGTGGGGCGTTGCGGTCGAGATTGGCAAACGGAGTAATGACCGCGCATCTTCAATGCGACTTGAGTGCCCAATCGTGTGAAAAACACCGTGAGGGCCGGGCACAAATCCAGGCAACAGGTCTCACGACCGGTAATCGACACAGCATCGGCGCGGTTAGCCGGGAAGTCGGATCATCTGTCGCCCGGTACCGATACGCTCAGTGCGTGAGCGACACGAAGCCGCGCGTCCCGGTGATCTCGGAGGACTCGGACGTCACGGGCATGGTCCCGCGCGGGCTGCGCATCGGGGCCGCGCTCTCCTGGCGCTTCCTGATGGTGATCGCCGCGCTGTACGTCATCGTCTGGCTGGTCGGCTACCTGTCCGTGGTGGTCATCCCGCTGGCCATCGCGTTGCTGCTCTCGGCGCTGCTCGCGCCGGCCGTGCAGCAGCTGATGCGGCTGCGGGTGCCACGGCCGCTGGCCACCGGGGTCATGGTGGTCGGCGGCCTCGGTGTGCTGGTCGGGTTGATCACCTTCGTGGTCGCCCAGCTCGCCGACGGGCTGCCCGCCCTGCGGGTGCAGCTGAACGAGAGCCTGGACCAGATCAAGAACTGGCTGCTGAACGGACCGCTGCACCTGGGTCAGGAGCAGATCCAGGAGTTCATCAACCAGGCGATCAGCCTGCTGCAGGAGAATCAGGCCTCGATCACCGATACGGCACTGACCACCGCGAGCACGGTGGGGCAGGTGCTCACCGGCTTCGTGCTCGTGCTGTTCATCCTGATCTTCTTCCTGGCAGGCGGCGAGCAGATCTGGTCCTTCCTGGTGCGCGGCGTGCCCGAGGTGGTCCGGGACAAGGTCGACGTGGCAGGCAGGCGTGGCTTCGCCTCCCTGGTGAGCTACGTGCGGGCCACCGCCGCGGTGGCGATCGTGGACGCGGTCGGCATCGGCGTCGGACTGTGGATCGTCGGGGTGCCGCTGGTGGTGCCACTGGCCACGCTGGTGTTCCTCGGCGCCTTCGTGCCGATCATCGGGGCGGTGATCACCGGGGCGGTCGCGGTGCTGGTGGCACTGGTGACCAATGGCTTCGTGTCCGCGCTGATCGTGCTGGCCATCGTGATCGGTGTGCAGCAGGTGGAGAGCCACGTGCTGCAGCCGCTGCTGCTGGGCAGGGCGGTCCGGCTGCACCCGCTCGCGGTGATCCTTGCCATTGCGGCAGGCCTTGTGGTCGCCGGAATCGCCGGGGCGCTGCTGTCCGTACCGCTGGTGGCGGTGCTGAACGCCGGGATCAAGTCGCTGCTCACCGAGCGCCGACCGGATCCGGACACGGTGGACGCGCTCAGCGACGAGGGCGCGCACCCACCGGAGGAGAAGCAGACCCAGCCGTCGCAGTCATGAGGTTCCGCCTCGTTCCTGGCGACCGTCCGCCGCGGGATCCGGCGACCCCGCTGTGGTGGGGCACGATCGTGCTGCGGGTGATCACCCTGCTGTTCGCGATCGCCGCGGTCGCCGCCGACTACGACGGCTACCGCAGGTCCTGGCTGGCCATGGTGGTGGTGCTGGCGATGACCGGGTGGACCGTGCTCACCAGCGTGGCCTATGCCCGGCGGTCCTGGCGCAAGCACTGGCTCGTGGTGCTGGACGTGCTGGCCACCTGCGGGCTGATGCTCACCTCCCCGCTGGTGCTTTCCGATGCGCAGTACGCCTCGGCCCATCCGCTGATCACCACGGTCTGGGTGGCCGCCCCGGCCGCGGTGGCCGGGGCGCGGTTCGGCATGCCGGGTGGCGCACTGGCCGGGCTGGCCCTGGCCGCCGGCACGGCAGGCGCCCGGATGGAGGTCGACCTGGATGTGCTGCGGGACGGGGTGCTGCTCACCGCGACCGGCCTGTTGATCGGGATGACCGCGACCACGGCCCGGCGCTCGCAGGCGATGCTGGCCCAGGCCATGCGCACCGAGGCGGCCACCGCGGAGCGGGAGCGGCTGGCCCGGTCGATTCACGACAGCGTGCTGCAGGTGCTGGCCAGGGTGCGCAAGCGTGGCGCGGAGCTGGGCGGGGAGGCAGCCGAGCTGGCGAAGCAGGCTGGTGAGCAGGAGATCGCGCTGCGCTCGCTGGTCAGTACCCAGCCTGCCGGGTCGAACGGGGACGACACCGCGGACCTGCGCGCGGCCCTGCAGGTGCTGGCGACATCCCGGGTGCAGGTCTCCGCCCCGGCAGGGGAGGTGCGGCTGCCCGGCCAGGTGGTCGCCGAGCTGACCGGGGTGGTCGGCGAGGCGCTGGAGAACGTGCGGCGGCATGCCGGGCCGGAGGCACGCGCCTGGGTACTGCTGGAGGAGCTCGGCGAGGAGGTGGTGGTGACCGTCCGGGATGACGGGCCGGGTATCCCGGAGGGGCGGCTGGCGGCCGCGGCCACGGAGGGCCGTTTGGGTGTCGCCAAGTCGATTCGGGGCCGGGTGTCCGACCTGGGTGGGACGATCTCGCTGGAAACCGGACCCGGGCAAGGCACCGAATGGGAGGTCCGGTTGCCGAAGCCGGGCAGACGGAGGGGAGCGAGATGACGGCCGCAGCGGTCTCGGTGATGGTGGTCGACGACCATCCGATGTGGCGGGACGGTGTGGCCCGCGACCTCACCGAGCACGGTTTCCAGGTGCCGGCCACGGCACCGGACGGCGCGGCCGCGGTGCGGATCGCCACCGCGGTGCGGCCGGATGTGGTGCTGATGGACCTGAGCATGGGGGATGCCTCCGGGGTGGAGGCCACCAGGCAGATCACCGCGGAGCTGCCGGAGACCAGGGTGCTGGTGCTGTCCGCGAGCGGCGAGCACAACGACGTGCTGGAGGCGGTCAAGGCCGGGGCCGCGGGCTACCTGGTCAAGTCCGCCTCCGCGCAGGAGCTGGTGGACGCGGTGCAGCGGGTCGCGGCGGGCGAGACCGTGTTCACCCCCGGGCTGGCGGGCCTGGTGCTCGGCGAGTACCGGCGGATGGCGGAGGCGCCGGGAGGGCAGGGCGAGCCGCCGCCCCGGCTCACCGACCGGGAGACCGACGTGCTGCGGCTGGTGGCCAAGGGGCTCACCGCACGGCAGATCGCCGACCGGCTGGTGATCTCGCACCGGACGGTGGAGAACCACGTGCAGTCAACGCTGCGGAAGCTGCAGCTGCACAACCGGGTCGAGCTGGCCCGTTACGCCATCGAGCACGGCCTGGACCAGGAGGAGAACGACCCCGGGTAGGGCGGACGGCCCTCAGCCGTCCGCGGGATGGCCGTCCGGATCGGTGGCGCCGCCGATCCGCGCGCGTACCCGGCTGCTGAGCACCACCTCGTGCGGCAGCGCCCTGAGTTCGGCCGCCCGCACGGCGACTCCCCGCTCCTGGGCGATCAGCGCCAGCTCGGCCCAGTGGTCCGCTGCCATCTGCTCGTGCGAGTAACCGGGAGGGGGTTCGTCCGGACCCACCACGACGCGCGCCGTCTCACGCAGGTCCTGCGCCGAAGCGGTGTGCCAGGGAGCCGTGCTCCCCCACCCACGGTCGTCCAGCAGCAGCACCCTGCTGCCGTCGGCGAGCTCGGCCTCGTGCCGCGCCGAGGCCGAGATCTCGCCCGCCGGGCCCTGCGGGTCGACATCGACGAAGGTCACCAGCCGGGTCACCGCTGACATAGGATCCTCCAGTGCTTGTCTGGAAACGCGCGACACGATCGGCTCGGCAGCTCTCGGACGCTCT
The sequence above is drawn from the Amycolatopsis aidingensis genome and encodes:
- a CDS encoding beta strand repeat-containing protein; this encodes MQTWAKRGLQTALVTGGLLMLGTGIASAEESAANPDSPAGPLDLGVDVPVQIDENKIGTPLGEIDVPGFEGELSTDPVLKPLGAATQSAAAATQTVKASEPAGQARAKQNGTSGGGFTQTEDAFKGNKVDGDVTVPIQICGNAVGVGGDAQVDGASCDQSVSSHEDTTTDGTHSGLAGNVVALDWAAPIQLAGNGVGLAGGSGAVTGTTASQDVTETGNISTNGTGSGLSGNVVSGQLATPVQVTGNAASWILANAYSEAEAETEAESGGWIKTNGDGAGGSGNVGAVPIALPLRFNGNAAAVHGSDADSVASSEADAEAGTATTPGINDIESFVQTGGGVSTLSGNIIQPQLAGTGNIAGVAGTWVGNATTGNALGEGEAGTSTSEVAAGGFSSTAGQKSAGSANIVDAPIGLPVEACGIGGTYIGNAHAAHDCSNDTQTGGGTYTNGDESFLGGNGAHAPLAVAPELFGIAGSHIGNASASSHEEKNVEVGGYNGTSGNDSSGGGNLVETPIAAPVEVFGIGGTYIGQAVAGEDGGVTEKKRIKAGDDSSTVDDGAFGAANLVSVPLAVPAQVFGVGGSHIGTGIGEATNDTITEAGGDLSASGKEGGASGNIATAPVALPLQAHGVGGSFIGIGKGSADNLTDAIAGGSTLTDGQDGAVAGNIIEAPLAGAGVLYNSSAGLAALVSGTGTNDVVAEAGGDATTNGDGGGLAGNVVAAQMLPIAQVFGDAVAAAAKATGEGVNATDVTSGGDITTSGVEGGFSGNIFDVPAAAVAQVFGNAIAAGGVADAVGHNVTTGQAGGTTTTSPTSLGSLAGVDLQAPVGAVAQIWDVPLALLGSATTEASNLTDITVDSQEPQINLPISGSELPATGLPTLPVGGAAAARSDAGLPATSLPELPGLPAGGELVNLPGLPGAQEQRSLPQVSMLPVQTLPAKLMPQADLQGVPSLREADLAPQADVPAIAQLDSLRTILGG
- a CDS encoding AI-2E family transporter; its protein translation is MVPRGLRIGAALSWRFLMVIAALYVIVWLVGYLSVVVIPLAIALLLSALLAPAVQQLMRLRVPRPLATGVMVVGGLGVLVGLITFVVAQLADGLPALRVQLNESLDQIKNWLLNGPLHLGQEQIQEFINQAISLLQENQASITDTALTTASTVGQVLTGFVLVLFILIFFLAGGEQIWSFLVRGVPEVVRDKVDVAGRRGFASLVSYVRATAAVAIVDAVGIGVGLWIVGVPLVVPLATLVFLGAFVPIIGAVITGAVAVLVALVTNGFVSALIVLAIVIGVQQVESHVLQPLLLGRAVRLHPLAVILAIAAGLVVAGIAGALLSVPLVAVLNAGIKSLLTERRPDPDTVDALSDEGAHPPEEKQTQPSQS
- the macS gene encoding MacS family sensor histidine kinase — translated: MRFRLVPGDRPPRDPATPLWWGTIVLRVITLLFAIAAVAADYDGYRRSWLAMVVVLAMTGWTVLTSVAYARRSWRKHWLVVLDVLATCGLMLTSPLVLSDAQYASAHPLITTVWVAAPAAVAGARFGMPGGALAGLALAAGTAGARMEVDLDVLRDGVLLTATGLLIGMTATTARRSQAMLAQAMRTEAATAERERLARSIHDSVLQVLARVRKRGAELGGEAAELAKQAGEQEIALRSLVSTQPAGSNGDDTADLRAALQVLATSRVQVSAPAGEVRLPGQVVAELTGVVGEALENVRRHAGPEARAWVLLEELGEEVVVTVRDDGPGIPEGRLAAAATEGRLGVAKSIRGRVSDLGGTISLETGPGQGTEWEVRLPKPGRRRGAR
- a CDS encoding response regulator, which encodes MTAAAVSVMVVDDHPMWRDGVARDLTEHGFQVPATAPDGAAAVRIATAVRPDVVLMDLSMGDASGVEATRQITAELPETRVLVLSASGEHNDVLEAVKAGAAGYLVKSASAQELVDAVQRVAAGETVFTPGLAGLVLGEYRRMAEAPGGQGEPPPRLTDRETDVLRLVAKGLTARQIADRLVISHRTVENHVQSTLRKLQLHNRVELARYAIEHGLDQEENDPG